The Solea senegalensis isolate Sse05_10M linkage group LG11, IFAPA_SoseM_1, whole genome shotgun sequence genomic interval TGTgatgaatcgatgaatcgtttgcagccctaataataactaataacctGCCACCACCGAGGCAAAACTAAGTTCATAGGAAATTAAAGCAGCCTGGATAATCTATGGATTATGACAAAATGGTCCCCTGGTATAATAGGCCTACAGTTACTGGTAAAGAACAAAAGAGGCAGATTAGAAGAGAAACAAGACAACAttgttttgtgctttgtgtTCATTCTCTGTGTATTCAGCGTAGCTATTTACATTGTTTAGTATTTGAAAATAAGAAACAATGATAGTTGCTAGGGCCACAAGACTGAAATAGACACATacgtttatgttgttttgtgattgtttttgtctctttgttgatatcttgttgtcattttatgtctCATGCTCACTTGTTTAACTCTGACttgcacaaaacaaatattattggTAACAGTAGTGGTGGCCTTTGTCTATGGTCTATAATCCTGGGCCCGTGTCCATTTGGCATTTGATAATCCATCCAAGGCCCTGCTTAATTCATTGTATTCAAGGGGTTTACTGCCACTAAGATGACTATGGCTTTCCTCCAGAAGTAAAGTATGCAAGTTTTATCAGGGGAAAAACATTACAGGgaatttaaatgcattttccttGTGAAGTgaagtttttattgtgatatttattCCTTAAATTAAGTAAATGATCTAAGTAATTAAAAATACTGTGTCTGAACTACCAATCAGGCTAGGCAAGCAACTAACCACCAGGGGGCTCAAAGGTTCCACAAtcatataatttattttctttttaatatagaGGTATTTGTTTCCTTTAGACCCTTTATGATTTAGAAACactggtgtttttatttctctagGGCTTGTGACCataacaatgccaaactgtgtGTGCATTCCATCTATGGAGTGATTTTTCTTGATGGCAGTAACAGTAATTAGCAATTGAGCCAaaccaaaaggaaaaaaaaaagaaagtcaaaatTCCCAGTAAAGCCACAAAATCTAAttagtcacaaaataaaacgtAACCTCAGATCGGGCATATGCTCTGGATTCCACGTGGGAAAAGGGAAGAGTGTATGTTTCTGGGAAAGGCAAGCAGTGTTTTGAAGACATATCCGAACTGAAAAGTGTTCCTGGCCTAACACCAGGGGAAATGCTTTTTGAGGagatacacacaaactaaatatttacaCTGACGCTGTTGTCTTAATGCTTAGATCCTTTCAGCTCCCTCCTAGATCTCAGTTCAGCCAATCACAAATCTGTATATGACTAGAGCTGAGATTTAAGTGTGCTATTGGACTGGATTAGATCCTcttaaaatcacacacatatatatatatgtgtgtgtatgtgatgccTAGGTGACATCGGAGGGAATTAACTGTATCAGATTACTTGTTTGTGatgtttacttatttatttattatgatgacggcaaaaatcacaacatttatGAAAATCAATTCTCTCAACACCAGGCTAGGACAGTTTTGACCAAAACACCCACTATGACTCTTAACACAGTATTGGAGTGCATGCATCATCGAGTACAACTCAACCACAACACAACGCAGACAGACTGGTTTAaactagtctgtgtgtgtgtgcgcgcgtgcgtgtgagaatgtgtgtaaatgttgtgGGGGGACTGCTGTGAGTGTGAAGATGTGTCCAGACCAGGGGTTCTTCCATGAGCATCACTGCTTACAGATTATTACGATGGTAAACAGGCTGCCACTGAGTGGTATTTTTCCATTATAGTCGAGTTGATGATTTGTGACTGTAGAGGGCGTGGATGGACACTTTGTCAACAAATTCTGGTTAAAGTGTTCAGCAGTTAGTTGTGTGGTTGCTCTGAGTTAAGGAACTGTGgttggtttgtgttttcattttgagttttaaGTTTGTTATAAATCAGTGGAAGCCAAAGAGACATGTTCCCATCAGTCTGCTACACAAACTCAGTATTCGCCACAACCACCTGTATCAATatcttacaaaaacatgttttaatctaGTCTTTTTTATAGTGTTTCcaaatattttctacatttttagaTATTGTGTAAAACAttagaaatacttttttttagttaacAATCAAAGCCTTCTTCATTGTATTCAGCagttttatgttattttgttattaggTTTAAGATATTCTGGGATGTGGTTTGTaaagaggagacagaaagaagGCGCAGATCTTCAGGCTATTCCCTTTTTTTGGTTAATGACTGTGTGAAATTGATCTGTGTAAATAATATGGACGAGCTGATGtgatcagtatcagtattggtctAAATCACTGGATGGGATGTcgggaaaagaaaaggaaaagaaacccACAAACTCTGACGTGCTCCAAAAAAACTTGTGCCCCATGaacatcatgtgaccagaatgtgaGTGAGGGGTACACACGTCTGTCACTCTGCGTTGATCATGTCAGCTGTGTGGACTATTTTAAAACAggaggaagtaaaaaaaaaaaaagaagaaaaagaaaagcgtGACAGCAGAGTGTCATTGTTGTTagtgagaaaatgtaaatgaaaagcaGCAACAGTGTTTTCAcggagtcatgttgtgggctgtttgtTTCTTATTTGTAACACAGTTACAGgagcattatgtttttgaaatgactggCTGAGACGGGGCGGCATAAATACATAAGCCCAGATGTGttattaaaggtgcagtgtgtaagagTCAGTAATCCTGAGACAGTAGATTGTAACATGTGGCCTTCACATACTAGGAAACTTGTTCTACttcatttaagaagaaaacttcttcaaaatgtgaaacctgtgctgctgtagaaacatggcagcacaagaagGCAGCGTACGTTaatcaaggcccttgcctaaagccTTATAACAGGGGTCTCCAACAAGTAGGTCCCAGTCTCGTTCCAAGTAGCTCGCCAAAGGTTTCAATAAACAAACTTAAACCTGCTTACATTTTCACCCTATCTCCCCTTCAAGCTCATTCGGTTTGTTTGGGTTGAAATGAGCTATGAGAATAATAACGAGGTAATAAAACACGAGTAGCTCTCAGAAGCAAAAAGGTTGGAGACTCCTGCCTTATAATAAGGCagtgaaaaccaaacaatttttattttaaagcaagtATATGCTTAAACATGCTTGACCTTTTAATAACTGGTTTGGcagatgtaaaacaaaggaaaagagGAGGCAAAGGAAAGAGAATCCAGTAATCATGGacttaaaaaaatctaaactttgaaaagtgaagcagtAGTCAGCCACCAGGGtgtgatgtcagttttgtaaactCCCATTTGGAGGAAAAGAGATGATAAACGTGGACACCAGAGTGATTGACAACAGGTTTTATTCAAATAGAGCCTGGTTACAGGTGTCTGTGAATTTCGATTTTCATAAACTCATAAGGCCTTTGTttggagctgcaactaaagattactTTCGAGTACTTCTTTGGtacttaaaatgtcagaaaatgttgattgttgtttccaAAACTAGAAGTTTTCAGTTTTATGATTCCTTTGTCAAAATGGAGCAATGCaaccggaaaatattcacatttgtggACAGCGCATGTGCGAACTGAATTtccgccccaccagtaggtggagtagaCGCCCccctcaccaagcagaaaaaaacatttcggCAACAGAAGAAGTATTCGctaaggatagtcatccgagcctcgacctggcgacccaTGAATCGGCTGACCCCTGATTCCGCTCCCCGACGGACCTTTCAGTAGTGAACCGCTCAAATCAGatgtgtccgagggagctgtagcatcttctctccttcttcttctttggtaggaatgtgtcctatgccctgcgtccagacttgtaccgccacctgatggtgaagtgggatactacagtaCCCTGACGCACAAGTATACCCGGATCCGTGGTATGTGACGCGCACTTAGGCGCACACGGAAGTATACCACAGGCTTtaggcatttatttatttgttattattgttattattattactagtattattaatattatcactTGTATAGTTATAGTTAAGCCATAAAAGAAAAGCGAAAAAAGGGGTGGGGGAACCAAATcccaatctcgcctagggcaccaAAATTCATAGGACACCGCTGTCCAAGtattttataactttattaTTCATACCACAAAATGAATTTATACCATTTGTCCAATTGCAAACAGTCGAACGAAGAGGAAATGTCCCCTCAAACAGCTTCAGGTTTTTCGGTTTGCTCCGCCTCATACACCTGCCCAGCTAAGCCCCGCCCCTCCCAAGTCATAAAAACCTCCCGAGACTCGACGACCTGTCAATTCCTACCAAACCGAGCGCGCAGTCTCTCTCAGAGTTTCCCCACACACATTGCTCCACACAGTTCAGTCTCAGGCGGACTAGAGTGCTACGAGGGGGGGATTTAAACTCGGCAACCGCTAGACAACGCACAAGAGTCAGTGAAGTCAGACCCACCGTGAGCGTCTACTCTGCGCTCCATGCTCCTGCAATCCGGCGGGTGTTAAGATCCATGGAAGTGGCCGGCTTCTACGACGAGGGCAGCTTTGCTTtccacagtcacagagacaACGCGATCAGTCCCGTCAGCTCTTACTGGAGGCTCGGCGACTCGATGACGGAGGTGGGCATTGAAGAGCCGGAGAGAGCGATAGACTTCAGTGTTTACCTGGACACGGCTCTGCACTGTCCGCAGCTGacgcaccagcagcagcagcagctccagcagcagcaccagcagcaccaacagcagcagcagcaggggagCGTTTACTCTGATTTCCTGGCGGAAAACAAGATCAAGAGAGTTCCAGCTTTGCAAAACTACAAGAGCTACTCCCTGCTGAACGAGCTGGAGGCGAGTCAGTGCGACAACTTGCGGGACCCGAGGGAGCCATACTCTCTGGGCTacactgagctgcaggagacgcGTGTGGACAGTGTCCTCAGTCCGGAACTCGTCGGGAGTCGCTACCgatccgctgctgctgctgctgctgagagagaCGACACCCAGGAAGACGGAAAGATGGAGAACGGGTCGTCCGGCTTTGACATGAGGTCGTATCTTCACTACCAGTCCACCAGCGGCAGTCTGGGGAACATTTCCACCGCGTCCTCGACCTGCTCCAGCCCGCCCGGCACACCTGCCCCGGCAGGTAAGAGCAGGTCGCCGTCGCACGGCGGCAAAATGTCCAGCGGGAAGGCGAAGAAGCGACTGGACAAGGACAGTGAAGAGTACCGGCTGCGGCGGGAGAGGAACAACCAAGCCGTGAGGAAGAGCAGGGACAAAGCCAAGCTGCGCAACTTGGAGACGCAACACAAAGTGCTGGAACTGGCCGCGGAGAACGACCGTTTACAGAAGCGCGTGGAGCAGCTGTCCAGAGAGCTGGCCACCCTGCGCAACCTGCTCTCTGCCACCGGACAGTGTTAGAAAACCTGCTCCAGCTCAGCGTGACCTGCGCACGGATCACATCTCACATCTCCGGGCTCCGCACGTCTGATCACTGATGGACTTTATCCCCGGAGCTGATCCActgagcgagtgtgtgtttttttaaacaaaacaacagaaaacggTACGCTTCACAGGTGAAGACTGCGGCTGACCACCGGTTTACAAAGGACACTTTGAATGGGACTTAAGAAGTGGGTGCATGGATTGCGCAATCATTCTCGATTCTTCACATGTCACCTGCGCTTTATTCTCAGAtgtcatctttatttttatttctttggtgTTTGCAGTATTTCTGTGCAGGTTTTTACATACGTGCGAGTGAATTAgtactttttgtgtgtgtgtgtgtgtgtgtgtgtgttcacagcagtGGTTGTCAAGGGAAGAGTTGTGCTGCAGTGAAATGATGCAACTCTTTGTAATAGTATTGgcaatgaatgaaataaatctaattatttaatattaaaaggTGAAATGCTTTAATTGTACTTGatattttattgaattaaaCAGATTTATACTTTGTCTTAACAATTTCTTTGGCCATTTTCATCCTttttcgtgtgtgtttttgagggtGTAGGCTGAGACAGATGGCTGCAGTGCTGGctttaaatattcacatgtatGATGATAGTCGCCATGTATGTCAATTACAGCATCATACAGATGAGGACTCACTTGACAATATAAGGCAACATTTCAGCCTATTTAATTCACAACAACATACTACAACTAACAAGAGGCACCCAAATTGTAGGAatttaatgttttccttttggGGAAAAGCGTGAAATGTACAAATCCATTCACCACAGATAAGGACAGTCCAGACAAAACACTAATACTCTCATATGTAATCACACAATGCCGCACCATTAATCATAATTTGCGTCAGTGGTTTTACAAGCAGAGCTCTTAATATCAAACaatctgtgtttttccattgCTATTGAATGTAGCAGCAAAATGAGGCAATTCCTTCAATTCTCAAAGACAGACTCTGTCACACTGTTACTGTGTAACTCAGCAACAGCCATTTTTGTTCCTCCATGTTTACTTAGCGATTGGACACAAAAGTCATCAGATCCTGAAATGCATCCAACCGATTTATGCTGAAATGATACTGCTGAgagcagcaaacaaaaaaaggaggggggacaaaaggggcagaaaaaaaagaaaaaatgaccCACAGCACGTAGCACAGAAATGTTAGTTTTATCTTTAGCACATGGCTCTGTCAATAGTCTGCTGGGTCCACTGGCCCAGTGAGGGGTTCAAGGTCGCGTGGAAATTAATCAGCAACTAACCTCCTCACACCACTTCAGGTCACGCTTCAACAGCCAAGAACTGACTGGGAGACGGCGCGAGCGAGATATGATTAATCCTAAGCAAACCTCCTTTAACCCCTCAAGTGAATAAACACTCAGCAGAAAATGTTGGaagttaaagagaaaaaaagaaagaaatgggaGTGACAAAGGAGGTTACAGCAGACATAATAGATAAGTTGACTGTTGGTTTGCTGTGGAATTTACCAAGCCCTCGGACTGCATTTCACTGTGTGCACAACGTTAAACATATCTGCCACGGACAAGCAAACCCCAGACAGAGGAGATAAAGAAAAGGAGCACACAGGGATTTATATAGGTGATCCATAACAgtgaagggggtggggggatgtTTTTCCAAGTCTTTCAGTGCGCTAGTTAACAGAGAACATATTGACTTATCCAGCatgtatatgttgttgttgtgtgtcgtTGCATTGGCTGAGTAAAGTATGGAAActgtgtgatgttgtttttggtggGCAGGCAGGGAGAGATGATATTTTGAATACAGTGGGatatttcaacacacacactctgtgatgAACACTCAAGCTTGTAGCGGTTGTGCAACATCCTCCCTTTCCAACACATAACCACTTTAAGAATGTTACACCCACTGTTAAATAAGACATTGTTATCCAGCATGTACAAGACAATGGCTGAGAGTAGCAGTTGTGGCCTGGCTTTAGGTCTCACTAGGGcacaaaacaataatcattTGTCATGACAAggtaaacaaaaatgtgatccaatcacagacagtaATCTTACAATAATCTAGAAATCCAACACTCCACAGTTGTGTCTCTTCCAGCACACAAACCCCTCGTCTTGCTGCTCTCGTTCATGTTTTTGGCGCAGAGTCAGTGAAACATTCTAGGCATTCTTTTATCGATGACCCCCACATTTCCCATTTGAGCTCCTGCGCTGTCTTTTCCTTGCTCCTGGCTCAGATGCTGACAGGAGACAGGGAAATTCCCACACAGGGTGACCTCTTTTCTTGAAAGTTTAGCCCAGCCCCTTCTTCAAGCATTTTACCGTCAATGGGCAGTGTCTGTCCGTAAACTCCTAATTGCATCATGGCCCCTCCACAGTCCAAGTGGCCTCCTAAAAAAAGTCCTCTgataaagcaacacaaacacacacatgcacacctgtCATTTGGATGTGCACTGTGTACCAGCTGTTGTGAAATGGaagacttttctcttttttatgcCTATTATCAGTCGTTTGTTGCTTAAAACATGTATAGTAAAAAGGTTACatgctgaaaacacaacagcctTAACACTTTTACTCATTGAATCTGGCTCCAGCTGcaaacaacaattattttttattatttattaagcTGTCGAGTACTCTGTCATCcccgaatgtcttgttttgttcacaaaccaaagagTTTATTGTCACAGGAGGAGCAGAAACACCAAACATATCAAAACAGTTTGCAATTAATGAAGTAGTAATTCACTCACCAGTGAATTGCTGCAGGCCCACTCGTGGCTTTGGTCCAGTTTTTTGCCTCGACAGCTTCTCCgctgacacaaaacacaacatttgttgCCGCTTCACATCGGCAAAGTGAAGTGTGTTGAAATGGAAAACACAATGAACATGGACTGAATGGGTTTTGTGGcttttaaaatcagcaacagttTTTATTGCAAAAGTATTAACATACGAGGAATTTGCTTCAGTTTTCTGGCGcataacaaacacagtgacaagaGAATGAGAAAAGACAAAGGCAGGTTAAATATCTAAAGGCAATTACCGGACAAGAATGGGGGGTGGGGGAAGAGACAATACAGTAACATTAAAACTCAAATATTGTAAAAAGCAGTAgacataatattaataatgtgtgtgCAGGACATGAAGAGAATATCAGAttaggaggggaaaaaacaattgTTCAGTAGGCTTGGGTttaaattatatcacaatatttcatcaagataaaaatattgtgatgatatttcagagaatttcaaatttaaagtgTCTGTAGTGATATGGCACGATACATAGTTCCTAATTAAAAAcctatttatgatgcaaaataaatcaaaatttaaCTCATAACTTGATACTAAATGGCATTTGGCCTACATGTGTGACAGATTAACACGTCTCACAGAACAGCAGTTATGACGCCAATAGTAGACTGAAGTCATTTGTACCTTTTTGTATTTTGACAATTGCGcaactaaataaatatctgtaatAGTTGGTGTTTCTGGCTCATGTGTCACATCAGTAAACTGAATATGATTGACTTCTGGACTTTTGAACAGATGAACCAACAACTGGGTTCAAGACAAGAACATGTGATGTACATTGTCACTGCACatttttatgtgtatgtttgtcatttttaccacattaatttgctttttatttgtacagATAAATGGTCAAAATCGAATCATTGTTTCAAcaattattgttcatttttgtctcTTAAAAAACCCCAGAATCATACATTTTGGTGAGTGCATTCATAGTATTGTAAAAGTGCATGTATGTATCTGTGAATTGTATTTAAACTGGTTCAGGTGCACAAATGTGTACaaaattgtctttaaaaaagGAACGCATTTGTACCCTTTCATGTTCTCATCTGTACTTCTGATGACATTTGAGCATGATGTATTTATGTCACTTTTCAGGATTAtttatagatatagatagataattggcaaataaaacaaacaaacaaattggcTCTCTATACTCAATAAAACTCACCTATAGCTGTATCAAAAATGCAAAGAGTTTGtattcattcagaaaaaaaccttcaaatcaTTTAAAGAATAGTTGATGTTGTATTGCAATATCAATTTGtaaattttaataatttaataatttgtATTATTAACTTAACTTACTATTACTCCAGGTAGATACGCAGCCACAATTGTAGAATTGTGGAAGCTAAtgtgaaatcaataaaacaacacatcataAACAATTGATacaaagcagaaaacaacacattacagCTATTATAAAGTAATTATTTTACAGTAATATGCTTAAAGATTGTGactaaaaaaagtttttccaGGCATCTAAACAGAAGGCTGTTGGTGAATTATATGAATAGCACTATGTTTGTCAGTCACTCATAACATTTCTACTTCCCTATGTCATATCTGGGGATCCTGAATCTCATTGACGCTTACTAAAGATAAAAACCTTCAAAAAGAGatcaaaaatgtatgttttaatttccttaaaaaaaaagcttagtGACTTCCTAAAATGGCTGGCTGATGTCGTTCTGTGCAAAATGGGGACTATTCCCAGCCATACACGCACAAACAAGTGTTTTCGATGGGACGATGAGTCAAAATAAACAGTGTCCATGTTTATGGCAATTAGAGAACATGTCACGTATGGCGCAACATTTTGGGAAAGGTGTGTTTTGAAAAACAATCTGGCTTTGTGGCTACCCGGAAGGCAGTATATCATAGACTACccatagtatatatatatatttcttttttctatttgctGTTGTTGGTTTGTATGTTAAACATAAAGTACGCAATTAGCTGATTCAAATTTTACTGATGGACCCCGCCCTCGTTTTGTCTCATGCTGTCTGTTGTTCTGCATCCACCAGACCACAGTGCAGACATGGAGTACCTCACAGTTCTATTCTGGGCCCTGTTCTGTTTTCTATTCATGTCCTTTTTTGCATATTATATGTCTTAAATTTATTTCGCTGACTGAAAGGATGTCACACCTCAAACtaggtatttttttattaaaatgtgtcagtgaCAAATCACTTATAATAGACGGGAGATAACCGCAATTCTGGTCTGAATGTTGACAAATAAGAGATCTGTTGTCGTCGTTTCTTCTTCCATGGATCCATGTTTGAAGTAACCAGACgaaaattaattttatttttgcccAAAAATGTGCTCTAATTTGCCTTTTGAGTAAATTGCGGACCTTAAAGTACAAAGTTTGTgtacaaagagagaaaagaaaacactgaactgACCATTCTCaacatttttattcttaaaCGTCAGTATACGAGGATGAGGATATCACTACAGCCACTAAGCCTCAGATATCTGTGTTCGCAAACTTGTGTCGTCTTTAAACCTATGATTAAAACAGTAATTAATAAACAGCGTTCCTAAgtaacagtgtgattttttgcttgttttattacagtttcTTCTCTAAGTGAAAGGGGAGCACCGGACATCCGGACCATGGGTTGTAACGGGAAGCCAGATCGCCTGAGCTACGGTAAATGCATCAGAACATGATCTGTCTTGAAGTTAACCAAGATTTCAACATCTTTGTTCACTTCTGCTATTTTGCTGTAGATgactgtgaaaaacacaaaactgacgAGCAGAAGTGACTTGCGGTCACTACACAGCAAGTACCACTGCCCAGGTCTTGTGTAACATCAGGTCCTCCTTGCAAAATGGACATTGGTTTATTAGAGTAACATTTGAGTGTGAGAAAGAGTTTATTTCAGTACAATTGCAATATGTGTGTTAAAACCTTACATTGACCTCTtctttttacaacattttgGAATTTTACACGGAAACGTAAACGTTAACCATAGATATAAAACTTGTTTAGTGCAATTATGGCAGTTTAAATTATGCTTTAACCTCttcaatttaattttttgtCATCCATCCAGTTATAAACTATATACAATTACAAATATAGGCCAGCTAcattaaagttattattatgaataaaaaactttattcacatattttttaatgcaaaaaataataaattctcTCAAACTAGATATGTTTCCTTAGACTTCAGTCAGGTTTccgtaagtgtttttttttttttgctattttctAACATTATACACCCTTTCACTCTAATTTAAAGTGGgattttattcatattcttcACTTGAAAATAGCAatactgcaacaaaaacacatcccagtactgtgaaagaaagaaagaagaaagaaatcctGAATCGCTATAACAATTATAACAAGTAAGCATACATGATTTACTGTTGAGTTTGTTCAAATTCACGCAAATTAAATTTAGAATTTATGTAATTAATCATTTGTAACAACAAGGTTAAACATAGAAAGttatatattgtatgtatgtattgatgTACGTGCACCAAAATACAGCATAAActtgaatgatttattttccacCAGTGAACAAAATCGGACATTTTCATTAAACAGTACAGTAATTAATCTTGAATTCCACGCAGGTGTGACTCATTTTCACTATGCAGTGAGTGTTACCTCACACATAAGCATTCATCACTCCTCACCAACAGCCTTGTGTTCATGTCACCGTCACTCACACTAACactgatattaatattaacgCCAGTTGAACTTCTGTTACAATTCCCGCtgttttctacattttacatttctgtattttacacacctctctttgtaaatgtgatgttttctgctAAACTAAGTTGTAACACTTTATGCGCGCCTGTGCGtcctgggagagggatcccAGAGTTTTTCCTCATGTGATGTCTAACGATATAACGGAGAGAGCGTGTCACTTAAAGATAAAGATTAAAGATAAAGATTCCTTTGTTGCCACTATAGGCAAGCACCGTACAGTGAAATTGGTTtcggatttttcattagttttattttttatttagttttgactttttatttttaaatttagtttgtttcaattagtttgctagtttttatttttgtagttttaGTGTTAAATTTATGTAATTTGGAGTGTACCTACTGACGTCTGCACTTTGTTGCAGATTTAGGTAGGTAGGTACCTATGGAGTATAGAGTACCTCACAGTTCTATGATCTCTGATGAGCCAACATTGATGAAGTTTGGTCTTTCTGGTTTGTTCAGACACACTGTGACTTTAGAACAAGGAAGATGATGCTTAAGTGAGCTCTCTAGGTTCCAAATGTTCCACCCATATAGAAAGTTCTGTCCGTGGCACTGTTCCTCAAAGCTGCCTCTCAAAACTTTCCTAGATTACCAGAACTGTGACATTGCTGGCTGATGAAGTGAACATCCTGTTTTATTTCGACAACTGGGCCCTGAAAATTGTGAATATAATGGAAGTGAAATTTAAACTGTACTCCTGATTTTGAAGAAATGATCCTTCTAATTGCACAGACGTCATGGTGTGAGGTGAACAGTTACAGTAAACTGCACGTTTTCATTCAGCCCATGGTTGTAGGCCAACAGTGCAGGTCTGTTAGACAGGTAGAGAGAGGAGAATAAGGATCTGTTACGGAGCGCACTGTGTTCCTTATTTTTGATTATCAAGTCGGTgcaaaaccatgacagaaaaattAGTTCATTAATGAAGATTGTGCGATTTGTATGAGggataataaataaagaaaatcctCCTTTTGCTGTTAGGCCCTTGATCTGCCTGTGATTCATTACTATCCAACAAAAAATGGGCACTTTTAATTGGTCCCATTaggggtaggtaggtagatcgGTACACTTTCGgtaaaattgttaaaaaaaaatcaataaacacGATGTTGGAAAAAATGTACCCTAttttcagtaaaataaaatagatttaataAATTCATTAGGTTTCTTAAAACCATCTGTAAGGTAGGCACAAACAGTTCACTGGCCCTTTTTAGCAAGAGTCATTTTACCACTTGCAGTCTCTAAAAGCTTCCTTTTTATGAGTACACCATAGATGTGCAGTGTATAGTGCGGTCCAATATGcttaaaacaaatacagctTCACTCCATCGGTGCAGGAACCAAATTTCCGTGACAGTGCATTTGCTTGAGCgtataacacaacacaacactgacgATAAATATCCTCATCATCTGCCAGTCGAACTGTACTGTTCTAAAATGTCCAAGACATTTCACCACACTGAAGATGCTCAGGACATTTTAAGCCAGACAAACTTAAAGTCAGGAAATTATGTTTCGGGAGATcataataacacttttttttgggATTAGGGTTATTGTATTTACCgtcacacag includes:
- the cebpb gene encoding CCAAT/enhancer-binding protein beta; amino-acid sequence: MEVAGFYDEGSFAFHSHRDNAISPVSSYWRLGDSMTEVGIEEPERAIDFSVYLDTALHCPQLTHQQQQQLQQQHQQHQQQQQQGSVYSDFLAENKIKRVPALQNYKSYSLLNELEASQCDNLRDPREPYSLGYTELQETRVDSVLSPELVGSRYRSAAAAAAERDDTQEDGKMENGSSGFDMRSYLHYQSTSGSLGNISTASSTCSSPPGTPAPAGKSRSPSHGGKMSSGKAKKRLDKDSEEYRLRRERNNQAVRKSRDKAKLRNLETQHKVLELAAENDRLQKRVEQLSRELATLRNLLSATGQC